From the genome of Amyelois transitella isolate CPQ chromosome 22, ilAmyTran1.1, whole genome shotgun sequence:
GCGGACTGGTTGTGATTGTGATTGTTTGTGAAGAAAATTAGGCTGTCTCGCTAAAacccaaataaatattgtttatttattaattatctgtaagtatatatttatcatttaatgttttttgttattttcaataGTAAAGACTCAATAATAATTGTTCCACATTTCGTGTAGCTTACGTACCCTCCGTTCCAACTTCCAAACGTTtaccttatatttttacaaaacagaTTTACCGTTGTTATTAGTTTCATACGATGTCGGACACGAGCGACTTGGATCGCCAGATAGAACAGTTGAAGAGATGCGAAATAATAATGGAGGCAGAGGTTAAAGCGCTCTGCGCGAAAGCCAGGGAAATCCTTGTCGAAGAAAGCAACGTTCAACGTGTGGATTCACCCGTTACggtaatgcattttttttattgctatgTTTATTGtacggtatttttttatgtttacctGATGCTTCAATTTTCACTTTAAGTGGTCTATCTGTCTAACAACttagaataatttaatgtacattaattttttcctTTTCAATTTTGACATGAATCTTTCAAATTTGTCTGTAACTCTGACTTTAACTACCTGTAGGATTAATTCTTTTGATACCTAATACATATCATGTGCTACAATGAAACCCATGTGTTAATTTCTATTGATATGGGTGTAAGTTCCAAGGAATGACAAGGAAATGACAGTTGTCTTGCGTTGAGGTAGGCATGATATgatacattataaaattatagaattagGAAGCTTAATTGAATGTGTCATCAAAGTGATAATTGCactataaaatttacatattgcatctcaattcAGAGATTTATTTGACAGCTTTACAACTGTGTAAATTATTCTCATAGTTTCAAGTATAATAAGTAACTGCACAAGGAAGTAAGTGTTTTATTtgtctaatattattttttctttaggtCTGCGGAGATATACATGGCCAGTTTTATGATCTGAAGGAGTTGTTCAAAGTGGGTGGTGATGTTCCTGaaaccaattatttatttatgggtGACTTTGTCGATAGAGGGTTTTATTCTgtagaaacatttttattactacttGCTTTAAAGGTAAGTTCAAAAAATCATttactgatagaattttaACCAGCCCCAGTAGAATGGCTAGCATGCAGGTCGCTGTTGGTATAGCGGGACACATTATttctgtttcactttttattatgacatgtTTTGATAGTGTTTcgtgagataaaaaaaatttcatattatgatttttttttattttgctattGGGACTACTTCGTTTCCTGTTAAGTACCAACATGTATGCAAAAGAGTAGATAAGGTTTTTGGTGCaaataataactattatttttttaatttgaatgatGAATTAACATTGTTCAAGGTACGATATCCTGATCGCATCACACTTATTCGTGGCAACCATGAATCCAGACAGATCACACAAGTATACGGTTTCTACGACGAGTGCTTACGGAAATATGGTTCAATTACTGTTTGGAGGTaacattatcttttttttaaatactatttatttgttattattagtgtgTTTATCCCCATAAGTCTATGGGAAGTGAAGATAAGGTCCACACATGCCAACTCAAATCCACTCATGGCTTGACCAAGTTGAAACTTGTAGCTGAGCCTCAAAGTTCAATTCTTTTAGTAAGCTTATTAtcttaaactaatattttctataaaattaatttgttcttttattattagtttgtcGTCTGATAGGTGgtatagtttataaatattttattactaactgGAATCAGTATTATGTGCATATATGATCATACAATTGAAGTAAAgaattatttaacataaatcTGCTGTGAGCTGTTAGcagaaatgtatttatttatgtgtaaCCAATTTTGTTCTATGTGAACCTCTGAGTAAATTATCCTCAGTGGCATAGGTCTAAGTGACTCCCATCCCCTCTGCTTTTACTAATCTGTCACGGAGGCTAAACTAGAGGCTAAGActgatttgtatgaaattttttatgattatagtTACCCAAGGCACGGAAATTATAGTAAAAACGTGCAGAGCAGAGAGCAAAAATTAGTAAAGCAAAGTATGGTTCTACTTCAATCAATTAACCTTTTAATGCTGTCAATTTGATTGAATCAgtaaggtgcctggttaaaatgcctcagccatgtaccaatgactattttcaaagttatgtacattagtttgaatactaactgatacttttacagtgagggaaaacatagtGAGGAAACATGCACATTGCTccgagtgatgaggatgcaactgggtctaaagccagaaggaagaagctTTCAATTTGATCACTGTCAGTTTATTAAATCCTTGTCCCACAGATATTGCACAGAGATATTCGACTACCTATCACTGTCAGCCATCATCGACGGGCGGATATTCTGCGTTCACGGTGGACTCAGCCCGTCCATACAGACCTTGGATCAGATCCGCACTATAGACCGCAAACAGGAGGTTCCACATGACGGACCAATGTGTGATTTGCTGTGGAGCGACCCggaaggtatttatttatttatgtacagaaaGCAGGAGGATTAATACGTACAGAAATTGTAGTACagaggtgctacttatttcaatagaatttCTTCTAATAGACCTGCGAGAGggaaagttaattttaaggtATGTTGgtctttttactacgcttttattagcttgggttgtatgtatgtatgtatgtatgtatgtatgtatgtaacggaatctttgagcttaattttcactgatttctaaacgtctgatcaacttgaaactttgcacacgtatcaaggaccgatgacaatgcaatattttgataagagtttctcattatccttattaaaactgccaggattaataaattcatttttagatccttcgtatgagagtaagagagacagagatagcaccagtgccagtaatctccatacaagaaaccaagaagttctgacgtataaggagtccaaaaagagatgtaatatatttccatataatgttactattaaccagaggcttttttatttcatcgcatcgctccatttagaattaccattagaaacaatagt
Proteins encoded in this window:
- the LOC106134186 gene encoding serine/threonine-protein phosphatase 4 catalytic subunit gives rise to the protein MSDTSDLDRQIEQLKRCEIIMEAEVKALCAKAREILVEESNVQRVDSPVTVCGDIHGQFYDLKELFKVGGDVPETNYLFMGDFVDRGFYSVETFLLLLALKVRYPDRITLIRGNHESRQITQVYGFYDECLRKYGSITVWRYCTEIFDYLSLSAIIDGRIFCVHGGLSPSIQTLDQIRTIDRKQEVPHDGPMCDLLWSDPEDTQGWGVSPRGAGYLFGSDVVAQFNVSNDIDMICRAHQLVMEGYKWHFNETVLTVWSAPNYCYRCGNVAAILELNENLQREFTIFEAAPQESRGVPSKKPQADYFL